A portion of the Gossypium arboreum isolate Shixiya-1 chromosome 8, ASM2569848v2, whole genome shotgun sequence genome contains these proteins:
- the LOC108489861 gene encoding protein NETWORKED 3A-like, which translates to MVHMMNKIEESSRWWWFDSHHDGSKRSQWLQSTLSELDSKTKAMLKLIEEDADSFAKRAEMYYKKRPELISLVEDFYRSHRLLAERYDQIKLDPGNRLVTTLGSPFSSMKYCHSEKTINLMDKLYDSSSETFDSEDYAESEVDDPENDETGEEVEDPKQEDKYEAGLVTKEGHVVKEDESSKVFRDELMKLREEIEKLKEENKVQKAQLIQKDEEKKEVIRQLSYAVQALKDENMELKKNMVKRPSPSKWSPFEFNKIKGGLFGMLLNGSPLSRSTIIAL; encoded by the exons ATGGTTCACATGATGAACAAGATCGAGGAAAGTTCAAGATGGTGGTGGTTTGATAGTCACCACGACGGTTCAAAGCGCTCCCAATGGCTTCAATCCACTCTTTCTG AGTTGGACTCCAAGACCAAGGCAATGCTAAAATTGATTGAGGAAGATGCAGATTCTTTTGCAAAGCGTGCAGAAATGTATTACAAGAAACGTCCCGAGTTGATTAGCTTGGTTGAAGATTTCTACCGATCCCATCGTTTACTCGCTGAGCGGTATGATCAAATTAAGTTGGACCCTGGAAATCGCCTTGTAACAACATTGGGATCCCCGTTTTCTTCCATGAAGTACTGCCATTCAGAGAAGACGATCAACTTGATGGATAAACTCTATGATAGCAGCTCCGAGACCTTTGATTCTGAAGACTATGCTGAATCAGAAGTTGATGACCCTGAAAATGATGAAACTGGGGAGGAAGTCGAGGATCCCAAGCAGGAAGATAAATACGAAGCCGGTTTAGTAACTAAAGAAGGCCATGTTGTGAAGGAAGATGAATCTTCAAAGGTGTTCCGTGATGAATTGATGAAGTTAAGGGAAGAAATAGAGAAACTGAAAGAAGAGAACAAGGTTCAGAAGGCTCAATTAATTCAGAAAGATGAAGAGAAGAAAGAGGTGATTAGACAACTCAGTTATGCTGTCCAAGCGCTCAAGGATGAGAACATGGAGCTGAAGAAGAATATGGTTAAAAGACCATCCCCCAGTAAATGGAGTCcctttgaatttaacaaaataaagggaggactatttgggatgtTGTTGAATGGGTCCCCATTGTCTCGTTCTACTATCATTGCCCTGTAG
- the LOC108489862 gene encoding classical arabinogalactan protein 26-like — MASLWSPWGNLFMFLMAYFSSLPLSSSSQQYLHVQYSTISAAPAFLPGAPLASSPSLPPDIEPLFPTPNGVAPSTDSSMPTIPSSPSPPNPDNIVAPAPGFAFSPSNSPLPVSTSVYPTSARALKPTLFLGLLVFSILQKLSGV; from the coding sequence ATGGCTTCCCTTTGGTCACCATGGGGAAACTTGTTCATGTTTTTAATGGCTTATTTTTCTTCACTACCCTTATCTTCATCATCTCAGCAATATTTACATGTACAATACTCAACTATATCAGCTGCACCGGCATTCCTTCCAGGTGCACCTCTTGCTTCTTCTCCAAGTTTACCCCCTGATATTGAGCCTTTGTTCCCTACTCCGAATGGTGTGGCACCTTCTACTGATTCGTCGATGCCCACGATTCCTTCAAGCCCCAGTCCCCCGAATCCGGATAACATCGTGGCCCCTGCTCCTGGTTTCGCATTTTCACCATCTAACAGCCCTTTGCCGGTATCCACTTCGGTTTATCCAACTTCAGCTCGAGCTTTAAAACCAACATTGTTTCTTGGTTTGCTAGTATTTAGTATATTGCAGAAGCTTTCTGGTGTGTGA